GTGTCTCTTGCGGGTATTATCGATACACTCATGGTTTCCTCTATGGGTACATATGCAGTAGCGGCTACAGGGTTGATCCTTCAACCAAAGTATCTAAGTCTTAGCTTCTTCTTTGCGATTAACGTAGCAGTATCTGCCTTAGTTGCGCGAAGACTTGGACAGAATAATCGTCGAAACGCAAATCAGGTATTAGTGACTGCACTAGTAATCGTATTGTTGTTGTGTATTGTGTTAACAGTTTTGACAGTGATTTTTGCCGATCCGTTAATTGCGATATGTGGTTCGAATGTGGATACGCATGAGAGTGCAGTGATTTACTTTAGGGTGATACAGATCGGAATGATCTTCAATGTATTATCACTGGTAATCAATGCGGCACAACGTGGTGCAGGTAACACGAAGATTGCGATGGTCACAAATGTTACATCATCCATCGTGAATATTATCTTCAATTATCTATTGATTGGTGGTAACTTTGGGTTTCCTAAATGGGGGCTATTTGGCGCAGCATTTGCGACGGTACTAGGTACTGTTTTTGCGTGTGGTATGAGTATTCACTCGCTATTTAAGAAAGATAGTTATGTATCGATACCTTATATTCTTGAAGAGAAAATCAAACCGAATTTTTGGTCATTCAATGCGATTCAAAAGTTGGGTGCGAATATTCTCTTTGAAAACTGGGCCATGCGTGTAGGCTTTATGACGACTGCTGTGCTTGCGGCAAGACTGGGTACTGACCAGTTTGCGGCATATCAGGTTGGTATGAATATCTTGTCGTTGGGCTTTGCGTTTGGTGATGGTATGCAAGTGGCAGCGGTATCGTTAATTGGTAAGAGTCTTGGACAACAGAAACCAGACCTTGCGAAGACCTATGGGCATGCATGTCAGTTAATCGGTGTGGTAATATCGGTTGTATTTGCGGTGGTCTTGTTAGTGGGCGGAAGAACACTGAATCAGTTCTTCTTTGCGGATGAAACCGTAATCGAGATGGGTGTTATGATTGCTCGCTTTGTGGCAATTATTGTACTATTTCAGATATCACAAATTATTTATGGTGGATGCTTAAGAGGTGCAGGTGATGTAAAATATACATTGTTTGTGGCACTGATTAGTGTCGCTATCATCCGACCAATTTTAACCTGGGTATTAACCTCCGTATTCTCACTTGGCTTGGTGGGCATTTGGTTGGGTGTATTATCGGATCAGTTGACAAGATTTACGTTACTACGAATTCGTTTCCATCAAGGGAAATGGGTAGAGTATAAGATATAGAGAGGCATTCAAATGGGTAATAAAACAAGAATTCAAAAAATGACAATTCTGAGTATGTTTATTGCGATTGAGCTCATCATGGCAATGACACCTATTGGTTATCTTAGCTTAGGTGCGATTTCCATTACTACAATGCATATACCAGTCATCTTTGCGGGTATCTTACTGGGACCATCAGAAGGCGCAATCTTGGGCTTTGTATTTGGGATGACTAGCTTTTTAAAGGCAACCTTCGCACCAACGATTACGAGTTTCTGCTTTTCACCATTCTATTCAGTAGGTGATATTCATGGGAATTTCTGGAGTTTACTCATTGCGTTTGCGCCACGTATCCTATTAGGATATCTTTCTGGTTTGTTGTATACCACATTTAAGAAAGCTAAGAAGAATAACTTTATCGCAGAATCTATCGTTGCGATTGGTATGACCTTATTGCATACGCTTATGGTCATGGGGATGATATGGTTCTTCTTCGGTCAGGTTTACGCAAATGTAACGGGATTGGCCGTATCAACAGTAATTATTACTGTAATTACAAGCAATGGTATCTTAGAGATGATTGTGGCAGGCATTATCATTCCTACAATGATGCGTGTTCTTCGTCCAGTATTAGATAAATTAGAGTTAGGAAAATAAGTGCATGTATAATGAACAATCATACTATGCACGCATGCGTTCAACGATGAGTGATAAGTTAAGTGCTTTGGATGGTCAAGTTCAAAAAGGGATGTGTGTATTGGACTTTGGATCAGGGCCAAGTGAAGATGTATATGAATATGTACGTTATTTTGAAGCGAATTATTATGCGCTAGATAATTCGAGACAGGTACAGATGTTACTGGAAGAAAAGGGGATTCGTTGTATTGATCTTGCGTTTTTGAAGAGTACGGATATGAAATTCGATATTATCTTTATGTCGAGTGTATTCCATGAATTACTTTCGTATCTTTCACGTAACGAAGCAGCGAACACAATGAATGTGGTGCTTTCCCATTTGAGTGAAAATGGAAAGCTAATTATTCGGGATTGGTGTGCACCTGAAGATAAAACCCTTGCTAGAGTTGAAGTGATTCCGACAAAGATAGAAGAAGTGAAACAATGGATCAAGGAGCTTTCTGAACACGCAATCTTTTTATCTGAAGTTGTTGTGAAAGGAAACACAATCCAAGCAAGTGTAGATGATTTGTACAATATCTTATTACACGTAACTTGGGGACAGCAGTCCATCTTACGTGAGAGCAATGAATCCTATTTGGTTGATAGTGCATCGATCAAACAGTTTATTCTAAATGGCAATCAGAATATTAAGCTAGTAAGTCAACAAGCATATTACCAATCGGATTATACAAATTATTTGTTAAACTATTTTAAGGATGTAGAGATATTTGTAAAACAATATCATATTTGTACAAAACAAGTTTTAGTTCTCCAGAAAGCATGAGCATATATTTTGCAAAGATTCATGAGTAATGGTACGTTATAGACATCAGTTAGTGATAACAAACAAAAAGGAGAAATATAAAATGAAAATCGTTTTTGCGACAAGAATGGGAAATACAGATGAATTAGTAAGACAGAAGTTAGGCTATACAGATGCGATGTTAATCGTGGACGGTAGTGAAAAGGTTGATGGAGATTATGTACTCTTCACATATACGGATGGTTATGGGGAAGTTCCAGGTGTAGTTGAAAGCTTCCTAGAAAACAATAAGGCTGGCCTAAAGGGTGTTGTGGCGACTGGTTCTATGGCTCGTCATGCGGACACATTCGCTGCGGCTGGTGATAAGATTGTGAAGGACTTTGGTGGTGTATTAATTGCTAAGGTTGATGTTCAGGGAACTGAAGAAGACCACGCTAAGATCAAGTCTGCGATTGCGGCTTTATAACGAAAAGAAAACATCGGTTTGCCGATGTTTTATAGTTTATAGAGTTTTACAACTGTTTCATCATCGATACCATCGATGGAAACATCAATGAGTTCATCACGAGAGGTTGGGACATTCTTACCAACAAAGTCTGGTCGTATTGGTAATTCACGATGACCACGGTCAATCAGTACTGCAAGTTGTATTGCCTTTGGGCGACCATGCGAGAATACCGCGTCAATCGCAGCACGAATCGTTCTGCCAGTGTAGATAACATCATCCACAAGGATTACAACATAGTCTTGAATATTATCAGGTAAAATGATGTTGGTTGTCTTTGGCGCTTCGCTTAGTTCCGTCAGATCATCTCGATATAAAGAGATGTCCACTTCACCAACAGGAAGTTCAACACTTGTATATTTCTTGATGTTTTCTGCCAGCTTATGTGCTAGTGGAATCCCACGACGTTTGATGCCGACTAAACATACATTGGGAGATGAACTATCTCGTTCAATAATCTCATGAGCGATACGTGTTAGGGAACGCTCTATTTGTGCTTGATCCATGAGTTCTGTAATCAGTTCCATATCATACCTCGCATTCCCATTATACAAAAAATTAGTTAGAAAGTGATAGGTAATCCTATGAACGAAAAAATTAGAAAAAATATATTAGAAACAGAATACAATAAACCTTCAAAAGAAGAGCTAAAAGAGAAGTTGACCGCGTTACAGTATGAAGTAACGCAGAATGCGAAGACAGAACGCCCGTATCAAAATGAGTATGATGATTTATTTCGGAAGGGTATCTATGTGGACATTGTTTCGGGAGAACCATTATTCTTGTCCACAGATAAGTTCAATTCTGGTTGTGGATGGCCAGCATTTTCTAAACCAATTATTCCAGAAGTGATTACTGAGAAGGTTGATTTACAGTTTGGCATGATTCGTACAGAGGTGCGTAGTCGTTATGCGGACAGTCATCTAGGACATGTCTTCACAGATGGTCCGCGTGATAAGGGTGGTTTGCGTTACTGTATTAATAGTTCTTCCTTGCGCTTTATTCCAGTTGAAAAGATGGAAGCAGAAGGTTATGGCAGTTATATAGAACTTTTAGATAAATAACGCTCTTTTCAACGATTTAGTTGATATTCTCAGTATTTAGAATATCGCTGTTGTGTTGGAAGTGAACCAGCTAAGTGATTTGTAAATTGTATTGTTGAGTAAGTCATCATTCGTTTATATCAAATGAGTTACACATATTGTACCTTATAATTCTTGACATTATCATAACTTTTTTATTAACAACATTTTATGCTTTTCATATAAAAATACCTGTGCTGTATGCGCACAGGTATAGAGTATATGATATTTATGGTTTATGCGATAGAAGCTGCGTAGATTTTGGCGATAGCTGCTTTTACAGTTGCATCAAATTCTTCGTCTGTCTGTTGGTAGCGTAGATCTTGTGCAAAGGCACGTGAGAAGGACGCAATCATACCGTGGTTGAGTGAGAGTAAGTGGCAAGCTTCCTCTTGTGAGTATCCACCAGATAGTGCAACGACACGTACTACATGTGGATCCTTCATTAAATCAGCGTATAAGTTATTCACAGTTGGAATTGTCAACTTAAACATCACTTTTACATCAGAATCCAATTTTGCAAGATGTTCCTTGATGACTTCTAACATAAAGGCTTCAGATTCTGCCTTGTGTGGATTATGGATATCTACTTCCGGTTCAATAATTGCGACTGCACCAGCATGCCATACCTGTAGGGCAATATCAAACTGTTGAGCGATGATATCGCGAATACCTTGTTCATCGTAATCGTAGATAACAGAACGCTCTTTCGTCCCAAAGATATGACGATCTTCGACGGCGTGTTTGAGTGTTTCCGCAAGATTTGGGATTGGCTTCATCAGTTTGACGTGGTTCTTTTCTTCAGCCAAACCTTTGTCGATCTTTAAGATTGGAACAATTCCTTTCTCTTGCCATAAATAGTCAGCGGTATATTTGCCATCAATTGTACGATCCATTGTATTCTCGAATAGAATTGCGGCTAAGATACCGTCTTTGTTGAAGGATGGTGTTTTGATGATACGTGTACGCATTTGATGTACACAGTCAAACATCTCCTCGTCATTTGCATAAGCTGTCTGGTCTAATCCATATGCGAGTAAAGCTTTTGGTGTTGATCCACCAGATTGGTCCAAGGCAGCAATAAATCCTAAATCTGAATGCATTCGTTTTAATTGTTGTTGATTCATTATCTTACCTCCTGGTTAGTAATGGCTAACCCCTATACATATTATAGTCCTTTTTTTGTAAAATAGTTCAAAATATGTGATGACAGTGGGAAACATGTGAAAATATGCAAAAAAATAATATTTTTTCAGTAGAAAATAGTGTAATTTTGTAAAACTACTTTATAATATTGAATGTTATTTTGTAGGAATAGAAAGATATTAACTTATGAATTTATCGTATAACGCTTTAGGTTATTTAGTTATATTTCTGCCGATTACGATGTTGTTATATCAGATTATGAAACAGAAGTATCGATGGATTGTGCTGTTACTGGCAAATCTGGTCTTCTTTGGAGTCTGGTCGCAGTGGTTGGTAGTATATTGTTTGGCTACAACCCTGATTACCTTCTTCATCGGTAAGAAGTTAGGTGCGATGAAAAAGGCACCGGATGGTGTAGATAAAAAGGTATTTAAGAAACAGAAGAGACGTATTTTAACAGCTGGAATCTTGTTGAACTTTGCGGTGTTATTAGGACTCAAGTATACAAACTTTTTTGCGACAGGAATCTTTGCGGTGTTCCAGCAATCATTTACACCGTTAAAGATTTTGGTTCCAATTGGAATTAGTTACTATACATTACAGCTTGTTTCGTATCTTGCGGATATTAATAGTGGAAAGATTGAACCAGTACAGTGCTACGCAAAGTTATTGTTGTTTGCGACATTTTTTCCAACACTGGTGGAAGGTCCTATTGCTCGTTTCTCTGAGATTGGTGAAGCTTTGACAGAAGGAAAGCCGATTGAACAGGAGAATATGATTATTGGATTTGAGCGTATTCTGTGGGGATTATTCAAGAAAGTTGCGATTGCGGACCATTTGGCACCTGTCGTATCTTCAATCTTTTCATCACATGATTCATCAGGTGGACTTGTGCTTGTTGTCGCAATCTTTTGTACGATTCAGCTCTATATGGATTTTTCAGGATCCATCGATATTGCGATTGGTAGTGCAAGAATCTTCGGTATCGTATTACCAGAGAACTTTACACAGCCTTTCTTTGCCAAAGGGGCATCGGATTTCTGGCATCGTTGGCATATTACATTAGGTACATTCTTTAGAGATTATATCTTCTATCCAGTATCACTCTCGAAGCCTGTGATGAAGTTGACCAAGTGGTGTAAAAAGCATCTCGGTAAGACAGTCGCGAAGTATATTGGACCTGCAATTGCATTGTTCTGTGTATGGATATCAAATGGTTTGTGGCATGGTCCACAGTGGAATTACATTCTGTATGGTATTTACTACTTCATCTTGATATTCGTAGAATTATTTATGGAGAAACCAACCGAGAACTTCTGCAAGAAGTTCCATATTAACCAAAACGGATTTGGTTATCGTATCTTCCGTTTTGTAAAGTTAATGTTTATTGTATGTTTTGGTGAGATGGTCTTTGCGGCTTCTTCTGGAGAACAGATTGTCACGATGATACAATCCCTATTTACACGCTTTGATTGGGCGGATGCCTGGTCAACTATTCCGTATCTTGGTATGGATGCGTGGGATTACATTACAGTTGGGGTTGCGTTTGTGATTGTGGTGATTGTGGATGTCTTAAAAGAAATCGGTTATCCAATTCGCAAAGTATTTGAATCAAAACCACTCGTTATACGGTGGAGTATTCTGTATCTTGTGATATTCTATATTATATTCTTCGGTGCGTATGGACCGGGATATGATATTATCAAAATGATGTACGCTGGATTCTAGCGTCAAAAGGAGAAAAAACATGGAAGAACTATTAGAAATTTTAAACGATATTAAAGATGATGCGGATTTTGAACACTGCACAACATTGATTGATGATGCTGTATTAGATTCATTTGATATTTTATCAATCATCAGTGCTTTGAATGATCATTATGACATTCAGATTCCAGCATCTGATATTGTACCAGCAAACTTCAATAGTGCTGCTGCGTTACTTGCAATGGTACAAAGATTACAAGCTGAATAAGTTTGCATCATATTTTAAAAAAGTGAGGAGTATGTATGAAGAAAGCATTAAAACCAGTTGCGTTTCTATTGGTTTTGATATGTTTACTGATGGTTACATCATATCTCGTAACACCAAAGGGATATGAAAATGTATATGACATTCAGTTGGTAAATCGAAAAATTGATGCAGTGAGCCAAGAAAAAGAGAATACGCTGGATGTCCTATTTACAGGTGACAGTGAGGCCAGTAATACATTCTCTCCTTTCCAGTATTGGAAAGAACAGGGTATCGCTTCCTATAATCTAGGTGGTAGTGCACAGCGCTTAAATGACTGTTATACCGTTCTAGAAGAGGTGTTAAAGCATCAGAAACCAAAAGTATTGGTGTTAGAAGCCAACACTTTATTCCGCAAGAATGCGGTTTATAACAAGGATGATTCTGTGTTGATGTGGGCAGAACGGTTATTCCCTGTGCTACACCATCACAATATCTATAAGACAATCAATCTCAGTGTTAATTTACTTGGTGCAACCAAGGAAAACGCATATGCAGATCAATGTAAAGGCTATTATGCACGTGTAAGAATTCGTCCATATCGTGGCTCTGATCAGTATATGAAGACCAACAAACGTGACACGACACTCTATCCGGAAACGCTAGAATACTTTGAAAAGATTGTACAGTTATGCAAAGAAAAAAACGTTGAACTTGTGGTGGCAAGTATGCCATCTCCAAAGAACTGGAGTGACGCAAGACATGATACAGTTCAAGCGTTATGTAATCGATATGATATTACATATTATGACTTAAATAAATTGGATAACGTACTCTCTCTCGATTGGACAACAGATACTTTAGACCGTGGAGACCATTTGAATATGAATGGCTCAAAGAAGGTTAATGCTTATTTCGGTAAGATTTTAAAGGAGAAGTATCATATTCCTGATCATCGTGGAGAAGTGGATTACGCTATCTGGGATAAGCAAGAAGCTGAACTGAAGTTATATTAAAAGTTCTCATGATGAGAGCTTTTAATTATGGGAAATAAAAAATACCACTGTGTAGTGGCATTTATACTATCCGTGATAAGAATATGCGTTTGAGTTAGCGTTTGCGGCACCTGTTAGATTCACTGGATAACGATAGTACGCCACAACCGCAATATCATCTGGGACATTCGCATTCATATATGCGGCGGAGTCATTTGGTAAGTTGATACAGCCATGTGATCCTGCATATGTATAGCGGTTACCACCGAACCATGGTTGCCATGGGGCATCGTGGAAGCCGATGTTGTATGCGAATACGATGAAGTAATTGACAGGTGAGTCATATTCTGAGCCATCGTAATTTGTACCTTTTAATCTTGTGTTTGTGACACGGTACTTGATGCGGAAGACTCCATCTGGAGAACCGCTGCCCATGTTGATATTTCCAGATACGATATCGGATGTAAATACACGTTCGCCATGTAGTACGTAGTACAGTACTTGGTTTGTGTAATCAAGCTCTACGTAAGTATCACCAATATCATTTTCTAAAGTGCCTTGTGCCGTTTGTGACCACATTGGTTGTCTTTCAACCATTTTTCCGGATTCAAGATCGGACTTTAATTGTGTAAATTCTGAATCTTTATCTAGAATATAGCCGTAGTCACCACCACCGATTTGAATGTCATCGCCAGCTTGTGTTCTAAATGTACGAACTTTACCATAGGTATTAAAGCTTGTGGCAAGTTCTTCTATATATGACTGTAGCTTTGCGTCATCGACAGTTACATCGT
This genomic window from Solobacterium moorei contains:
- a CDS encoding MATE family efflux transporter, which codes for MLKNIAREHYIEAIRMAWPAVLESVFVSLAGIIDTLMVSSMGTYAVAATGLILQPKYLSLSFFFAINVAVSALVARRLGQNNRRNANQVLVTALVIVLLLCIVLTVLTVIFADPLIAICGSNVDTHESAVIYFRVIQIGMIFNVLSLVINAAQRGAGNTKIAMVTNVTSSIVNIIFNYLLIGGNFGFPKWGLFGAAFATVLGTVFACGMSIHSLFKKDSYVSIPYILEEKIKPNFWSFNAIQKLGANILFENWAMRVGFMTTAVLAARLGTDQFAAYQVGMNILSLGFAFGDGMQVAAVSLIGKSLGQQKPDLAKTYGHACQLIGVVISVVFAVVLLVGGRTLNQFFFADETVIEMGVMIARFVAIIVLFQISQIIYGGCLRGAGDVKYTLFVALISVAIIRPILTWVLTSVFSLGLVGIWLGVLSDQLTRFTLLRIRFHQGKWVEYKI
- a CDS encoding ECF transporter S component, with the translated sequence MGNKTRIQKMTILSMFIAIELIMAMTPIGYLSLGAISITTMHIPVIFAGILLGPSEGAILGFVFGMTSFLKATFAPTITSFCFSPFYSVGDIHGNFWSLLIAFAPRILLGYLSGLLYTTFKKAKKNNFIAESIVAIGMTLLHTLMVMGMIWFFFGQVYANVTGLAVSTVIITVITSNGILEMIVAGIIIPTMMRVLRPVLDKLELGK
- a CDS encoding methyltransferase domain-containing protein, with product MYNEQSYYARMRSTMSDKLSALDGQVQKGMCVLDFGSGPSEDVYEYVRYFEANYYALDNSRQVQMLLEEKGIRCIDLAFLKSTDMKFDIIFMSSVFHELLSYLSRNEAANTMNVVLSHLSENGKLIIRDWCAPEDKTLARVEVIPTKIEEVKQWIKELSEHAIFLSEVVVKGNTIQASVDDLYNILLHVTWGQQSILRESNESYLVDSASIKQFILNGNQNIKLVSQQAYYQSDYTNYLLNYFKDVEIFVKQYHICTKQVLVLQKA
- a CDS encoding class Ib ribonucleoside-diphosphate reductase assembly flavoprotein NrdI — its product is MKIVFATRMGNTDELVRQKLGYTDAMLIVDGSEKVDGDYVLFTYTDGYGEVPGVVESFLENNKAGLKGVVATGSMARHADTFAAAGDKIVKDFGGVLIAKVDVQGTEEDHAKIKSAIAAL
- the pyrR gene encoding bifunctional pyr operon transcriptional regulator/uracil phosphoribosyltransferase PyrR translates to MELITELMDQAQIERSLTRIAHEIIERDSSSPNVCLVGIKRRGIPLAHKLAENIKKYTSVELPVGEVDISLYRDDLTELSEAPKTTNIILPDNIQDYVVILVDDVIYTGRTIRAAIDAVFSHGRPKAIQLAVLIDRGHRELPIRPDFVGKNVPTSRDELIDVSIDGIDDETVVKLYKL
- the msrB gene encoding peptide-methionine (R)-S-oxide reductase MsrB, which codes for MNEKIRKNILETEYNKPSKEELKEKLTALQYEVTQNAKTERPYQNEYDDLFRKGIYVDIVSGEPLFLSTDKFNSGCGWPAFSKPIIPEVITEKVDLQFGMIRTEVRSRYADSHLGHVFTDGPRDKGGLRYCINSSSLRFIPVEKMEAEGYGSYIELLDK
- a CDS encoding fructose bisphosphate aldolase codes for the protein MNQQQLKRMHSDLGFIAALDQSGGSTPKALLAYGLDQTAYANDEEMFDCVHQMRTRIIKTPSFNKDGILAAILFENTMDRTIDGKYTADYLWQEKGIVPILKIDKGLAEEKNHVKLMKPIPNLAETLKHAVEDRHIFGTKERSVIYDYDEQGIRDIIAQQFDIALQVWHAGAVAIIEPEVDIHNPHKAESEAFMLEVIKEHLAKLDSDVKVMFKLTIPTVNNLYADLMKDPHVVRVVALSGGYSQEEACHLLSLNHGMIASFSRAFAQDLRYQQTDEEFDATVKAAIAKIYAASIA
- a CDS encoding MBOAT family O-acyltransferase produces the protein MNLSYNALGYLVIFLPITMLLYQIMKQKYRWIVLLLANLVFFGVWSQWLVVYCLATTLITFFIGKKLGAMKKAPDGVDKKVFKKQKRRILTAGILLNFAVLLGLKYTNFFATGIFAVFQQSFTPLKILVPIGISYYTLQLVSYLADINSGKIEPVQCYAKLLLFATFFPTLVEGPIARFSEIGEALTEGKPIEQENMIIGFERILWGLFKKVAIADHLAPVVSSIFSSHDSSGGLVLVVAIFCTIQLYMDFSGSIDIAIGSARIFGIVLPENFTQPFFAKGASDFWHRWHITLGTFFRDYIFYPVSLSKPVMKLTKWCKKHLGKTVAKYIGPAIALFCVWISNGLWHGPQWNYILYGIYYFILIFVELFMEKPTENFCKKFHINQNGFGYRIFRFVKLMFIVCFGEMVFAASSGEQIVTMIQSLFTRFDWADAWSTIPYLGMDAWDYITVGVAFVIVVIVDVLKEIGYPIRKVFESKPLVIRWSILYLVIFYIIFFGAYGPGYDIIKMMYAGF
- a CDS encoding acyl carrier protein, producing MEELLEILNDIKDDADFEHCTTLIDDAVLDSFDILSIISALNDHYDIQIPASDIVPANFNSAAALLAMVQRLQAE